Proteins from a genomic interval of Indicator indicator isolate 239-I01 chromosome 19, UM_Iind_1.1, whole genome shotgun sequence:
- the ST3GAL2 gene encoding CMP-N-acetylneuraminate-beta-galactosamide-alpha-2,3-sialyltransferase 2 — MKCSLRFCFLSTAFLLVFVMSLLFTYSHHSIAYLDPGGLGGIHRVKLVPGYAGMQRLSKGGPYPRGCSCRRCPPEEAAAADWFDSRYDGTISPVWTKDNMDLPPDVQRWWMMLQPQFKSHNTHEVLSKLFQIVPGEDPYRSRDPRRCRRCAVVGNSGNLRGSAYGPEIDGHDFVMRMNQAPTVGFEGDVGSRTTHHFMYPESAKNLPANVSFVLVPFKTLDLLWIASALSTGQIRFTYAPVKPFLRVDKEKVQIYNPAFFKYIHDRWTEHHGRYPSTGMLVLFFALHVCDEVNVFGFGADGRGNWHHYWENNRYAGEFRKTGVHDADFEAHIIDMLAKTSKIQVYRGN; from the exons ATGAAGTGCTCTTTGCGCTTCTGCTTCCTCTCCACCGCCTTCCTGCTGGTCTTCGTCATGTCCCTCCTCTTCACCTACTCCCACCACAGCATCGCCTACCTGGACCCCGGCGGGCTGGGTGGCATCCACCGGGTGAAGCTGGTGCCCGGCTACGCCGGCATGCAGCGGCTCAGCAAGGGGGGGCCCTACCCGCGGGGCTGCTCCTGCCGCCGCTGCCCGCCCGAGGAGGCGGCGGCCGCCGACTGGTTTGACAGCCGCTACGACGGCACCATCTCCCCGGTGTGGACGAAGGACAACATGGACCTACCACCGGACGTCCAGAGGTGGTGGATG ATGCTGCAGCCCCAGTTCAAGTCTCACAACACTCACGAGGTCCTCAGCAAGCTCTTCCAGATCGTGCCGGGCGAGGACCCCTACCGCTCCCGGGACCcgcgccgctgccgccgctgcgCCGTGGTCGGCAACTCGGGCAACCTGCGCGGCTCCGCTTACGGGCCCGAGATCGATGGGCACGACTTCGTCATGAG GATGAACCAGGCCCCCACGGTGGGTTTCGAGGGCGACGTGGGCAGTCGGACCACACACCACTTCATGTACCCCGAGAGTGCCAAGAACCTGCCTGCCAACGTCAGCTTCGTGCTGGTGCCCTTCAAGAccctggacctgctctggaTCGCCAGCGCCCTCTCCACCGgccagatcaggtt CACGTATGCACCTGTGAAGCCTTTTCTCAGGGTGGACAAAGAAAAG GTGCAGATCTACAACCCTGCCTTCTTCAAGTACATCCACGACCGCTGGACGGAGCACCACGGGCGCTACCCCTCCACTGGCATGCTGGTGCTCTTCTTTGCCCTCCACGTCTGTGATGAG GTGAACGTGTTTGGGTTCGGCGCAGACGGCCGCGGCAACTGGCACCACTACTGGGAGAACAATCGCTACGCCGGCGAGTTCCGCAAGACCGGTGTGCACGACGCCGACTTCGAGGCCCACATCATCGACATGCTGGCCAAAACCAGCAAGATCCAGGTCTACAGGGGCAACTGA